From Hymenobacter sediminicola:
GCTACGGCTGCGTTTCGTGGGCAAGGTATCCGAGGAAGTGCGGCGGCAGGTGGAGGCGAATGGCCTGTTGGACTGCACCGAGTTGGTAGCTTTCGTGCCGCACGACGAATCGGTGGGCTATTTACGGCGGGCCACGGTGCTGCTGATGGCTATTCCGGATGTGCCGCACAACCTGGGCATCCTGCCAGGCAAGGTGTTTGAGTATCTGGCGGCCAACAAACCTGTTATCTGCATCGGCCCAGCCGGCTCCGATGCGGACGTATTGCTGCGCGAATGTGGCGCTGGACATGCCTTTTCTTACGGCGCATACGAGGCCATGCTCGAGCATCTGGAAGGCTTGGTGGCGCAGTGGCGCATCAATCCTAACCTCGATTTGCCCACGCTAGGCCACGCCCGCTACTCGCGCCGCGCCCTCACGGAGCAGCTGGTAGCGCTGGTGCGCGGGAGTAAGTAGCCAATTGGCCGTTCATAAATCAGGTTGTTGGGCGTTAGGAATATCGCCGGCCCTAACTGCGTAATCATTACTTTTGCCCTCCCAATTTGCCAGCCGGGCGTCAACGGCACTTCTCTTTTGGCTCTCGACCTCAATCACAAATCTATTCTGGTAACCGGCGGCACCGGTTCGTTCGGTAAGCAGTTCGTGCAGACCGTGTTCGAGAAATTTCCGCAGGTGAAGCGCTTGGTGGTGTACTCGCGCGACGAACTGAAGCAGTACGAAATGTCACAGACGTTTCCGCAGAGCCAGTACCCGGCCATCCGCTACTTCATCGGCGACGTGCGTGACGGCGAGCGGCTAAAGCGCGCCTGCGAAGGCATCGACATCATTGTGCATGCCGCCGCCCTTAAGCAGGTGCCCGCCGCCGAGTACAACCCGATGGAGTGCATCAAGACGAACATTTTCGGGGCCGAAAACGTGATAAATGCTGCCCTCGACTGCGGCGTGAAAGACGTGGTAGCCCTGAGCACGGATAAAGCGGCGGCGCCCATCAACCTCTACGGCGCTACCAAGCTCTGCTCCGACAAGCTGTTTGTGGCGGCCAACAACATGAAAGGTGCCCGCGACCTGCGTTTTTCGGTGGTGCGCTATGGCAACGTAATTGGCTCACGTGGCTCAGTAGTGCCATTTTTTCTGCAGCGCCGCGAAACCGGTGTGCTGCCCATCACGCACCCTGGCATGACACGCTTCCACATCTCCCTTGAACAGGGCGTAGACTTGGTACTGTATGCGCTAGAGCACAGCTGGGGTGGCGAAATCTTCGTGCCGAAAATTCCGAGCTACGTCATTACGGAGGTAGCCAAAGCCATTGGACCGGACTGCCGACAGGAAATCGTGGGTATCCGGCCCGGCGAGAAGCTGCACGAGGAAATGATAACCGAAACCGATGCGCTAAGCACAGTAGAGCTGGCTAAATATTACGTGATTCTGCCTTTCACACCGCAGTGGGACGTGGAGAAATTCATTGCCCACTTCAACGGCAAACGCGTACCTGAAGGCTTCCACTATGATTCGGCCAACAACGACGAGTGGCTTGATGCGGAGCAGATCCGGGAGGAAATCCGGCTGCACGTAGACGCCGAGTTTGCGGTGTAGCCCATCCGAATTTTCAAGAAAGAAGGCCGTTTCTCCGGAAGCGGCCTTCTTTTTTTGATGGTCTAGTTCTCCTACGTCTTGGTTTCACTTATGCTTTCTGTAGCGGCGGCAGGCAATGCCTCTGGTTATGTACTTTTGCGAACCTATGCACACCTTCCAGCCCTCCCGTCCCATTGCCTACGGCCGCCAGCACATCACCGATGAAGATGTGCAGGCTGTGGTGGAAACTCTGCACTCCGACTACCTCACGCAGGGCCCGAAGGTGGCTGAGTTTGAGGAGAAATTCGCGGAATACATTGGGGTAAAGTATGCGGTGGCTGTGAGCAACGGCACAGCAGCACTACACCTGTGTGCGCTGGCGCTGGGCGTACGGCCAGGCCAGCGCGTCATCACTACGTCCATCACCTTCGCAGCCTCTGCCAACTGCGTGCGCTACTGCGGCGGTGAAGTACATTTCGTGGACATTGACCCGGCTACGGCTCTTATTGACCTACAGGCGGTGCGCTGGCTGCTGGAAAGTCACCCGAAAGGCTACTTCCACGGCCTGATTCCGGTGGATTTTGCCGGCCTAGCCGTGAATCTGGAACAAGCCCGGCAGCTGGCCGATGAGTTTGGCCTCTGGATTATCGAAGATGCCTGCCACGCACCCGGCGGCTTTTTCACGGACTCGACCGGGCAGGAGCAGCGTTGCGGCAACGGGCAGTTTGCCGATCTAGCCATCTTCAGTTTCCACCCCGTCAAACATATTGCGACCGGTGAAGGAGGCATGATTACGACCAACCGCGCCGACCTGTACCAGGAGCTGCTGAAGCTGCGCACCCACGGCATCACGAAAGACCCAGGCCAGATGAGCCGCAACGACGGCGGCTGGTACATGGAAATGCAGGAGCTGGGCTACAATTACCGCATGCCCGACATGCTCTGCGCGCTGGGTATCAGCCAGCTTACCCGTGCCAACGCCGGCCTAGCCCGCCGACGTCAGCTAGCCGCTCGTTACGATGCCGCTTTTGCTGAACTGCCCGCCGTGCAGCCGCTGGCTAGTGCGCCGGGCCACGCTTATCATCTCTATGTGATTCAGGTGCCGGACCGCAAAGGCTTGTATGATTTCCTGCGTACCCGGCAGATTTTCGCGCAGGTGCACTACATTCCGGTACATACCATGCCTTACTACCAGGGTTTGGGCGGGCATGCCGGCGACTTCCCACTTGCGGAGCAGTACTACGCACATTGCTTAAGCATCCCGCTGTTCCCCAGTCTTTCGGATGAGGAGCAGCAGTATGTTATCGACTGCGTCCGGGAATTTGTAGGCTAATACCGGTCCGCTGCTGTCAGCATCACTTCCTTACTCCTCTCCTCTTGAAGAAAGTTGGCATCATTTCGCAGGCTCGCATGACTAGCACCCGGCTGCCGGGCAAAGTGCTGATGCCGGTGGCGGGCCAGCCTTTGCTGCACTACCACGTAGCGCGGCTGCAAGCCAGCGGCCTGCCCCTGTATATAGCTACCACGGCTAATGCTACCGATGATCCGCTGGCGGCTTTTGCCGAAACCTATGCCCTGCCCTGCACCCGTGGCGACGAGCACGACGTACTGAGCCGCTACCGGCAGTGTGCGGCTCAGCATGAGCTGGACGTAATTGTGCGGGTGACATCAGACTGCCCGCTGCTGGACGGTGAGGTGCTGTTCCAAGGCGTGCGCGACTATCTGCAAGCCAACGACTCTCGCCTGTATCTGTCCAATGTGCTGGACCGCACGTTTCCGCGCGGCTTTGATTTCGAGGTGTTTTCGCGGGAGCTGCTGGAGGAAGCTTTTACGCAGGCCACACTGCCCTCCGACCGGGAGCATGTCACGCCCTATATTCACCAGAACCGCTCCGGCCGCGTCCGGTTCCGGCATATCACGCGCCCCACCGACCGCAGCCACTACCGCCTCACCGTGGATACGGCCGAGGATTTCGAGTTGGTGCGGCAACTGATTGAAACGTATGGAGCCGCCACGCTTTCCGCCGAAGGCCTGATTGAGTTGCTGGATCAGCACCCCGAGCTGGCGGCGCTGAACGCTCACATCGAACAAAAGAAACTCTGATGCCACTCCCCCGCCTGCTCCTGCGCGCCGACGGCAACTCCCGCATTGGGCTGGGCCACGTGATGCGGCTGCTGGCGCTAACTGAAATTCTGCGCGAAGAAGCCGCCGAATGCATGTTTCTGGTGCGTGAGCCCAGCCCGGAGTTGCAAGCCCAACTCACGGAGGCGGGCTGCACGGTGCTGGAAGTGCCCGTACAGCCGCTGGCCGAAGAAGCCGCCTGGCTGGTACGCCACATCCTGCTCGCCACCGATATTCTGGTGCTCGATGGCTACTCTTTCACCTACGGCTACCAGCATACGGTGCGCGGCGCGGTGGCCCGCCTTGTGTATCTGGATGATCTGCACAGCTTTCCGCTAGTGGCAGATATGGTGCTGAATCCGGCCGGCGGCATTAGCCTCAGTCACTACGACATGCGCCAGCCGGGCGCACGCCTGCTGGCTGGCCCTGCGTACGCACCGCTCCGGGCGGCCTTCCGCCAGGCTTCTTCACTGCCCGCTTCTACCGCCGCTCCCGACACCGTATTGGTGTGCCTCGGCGGGGCCGACCCCACGCACCAGACGCAACACGTAGCCGCGGCGCTGCTGGCGCTGCCTACCGTAGTGCAGGTGCATGCCGTGCTGGGCAGCGCCTATTCCGGCTGGGACGACCTGCACGCCTGGGCCATGCAGCAGCCGCGCCTTACCCTGCACCGTAACCTGTCGACGGCGGAGCTGGTGGAGCTGATGCGCCGGTGTGGGGCGGCTGTGTGCTCGCCCAGCACCGTCAGCTACGAATATTGCGCGGCGGGTGGCGGCATCCTGCTACTGTTACCCGTGGCCGATAATCAGCACGATATCAATCAGTATCTGCGTGAAGCAGGCGTGGCGCTGCCGTACCCTAGTGCCCCGAACGTGCTTACTTCGGCGGAGGCGGGCAAGCTGGCCGAGCAATTGCGGCACCGGCAGCGGCAGGTATTTGATGGCCTCGCACCGGTACGGCTGCGTCAGGAGTTCCGGGCGCTGCAGCTCCCGGCTCCGCCGTTTCATCTGCGCCCGGCCCGCCCCACCGATTCGGCGCAGCTGCTGGCCTGGACCAACGACCCCACGGTCCGGCAGCACTCCTTCAACCCCAACCCGGTGCCGCAAACTGAGCACGAGCAGTGGTTTGCCGCCCGCCTCACCGACCCGAACAGCCTGCTCATGGTGGCTGAAGATGCCCCCACGGGCCGGCCGGTAGGCTTGATCCGCTTTCAGCTTGAAGACAACCAAGCCACGCTCAGCTACCTGCTTGATGCCGCATACCGAGGCCGGGGGTTGGCGCCGCTGCTGCTGCTGGCCGGCACGCGGCTGGCGCTGCAACGCTTTTCGGCGGTGCAGCAGGTGCTGGGGCTTGTGCAGCCTAATAATCTGGCCTCTGTAAAGGCATTCCAGCGCGCCGGGTTTCGCCAGCTAGCGCAACAATCTGATGCTACTCTGGATGCTCTTACGTTCGTTTGGGAAGCGGCCTGACGTAGTTGAGGCCGGCTTGTCTTCAGCGGTGGGCAGCAGTCACGTAGCAAGCCGGCACTAGAAGCCGTAGAATATCTGGCTGCCGATTTGGCCGGAGAGCCGTACTTTTAGGCCTCTTTTCGCGCTCCTTCGCTTTTGTTATGCAACTTGGCTCCCGCCTCATTGGCCCCGACCAGCCGCCGCTCATTATTGCTGAACTCAGCGGCAACCATAACCAGGACCTGAATCGGGGCCTCGCTATTGTGGATGCCATGGCCGCAGCCGGCGCCCACGCCATCAAGCTCCAGACCTACACCGCCGATACGATGACGCTGCCCGGCGCCTACCGCATCGACGACCCCAATTCGCTGTGGTTTGGGCGTGAGCTGCACGAGCTGTACCAGGAAGCTCATACGCCCTGGGAGTGGCACCAGCCGCTATTCGAGCGCGCCCGCCAGCACGGTATGCTGGCCTTCAGCTCGCCTTTCGATGAAACGGCCGTGGATTTTCTGGAAACCCTGGACGTGCCGGCCTACAAGATTGCCTCCTTCGAAAATACCGACTGGCCCCTGCTGCGGCGCGTGGCCGCGACCGGTAAGCCCGTTATTATGAGCACCGGCGCCAGCACGCTGGCCGAAGTAGCCGAGGCGGTGCAGGTGTTGCGCGAAGCCGGTTGCCAGGATCTGGTACTGCTGAAGTGCACCAGCACCTACCCCGCAACGCCCCAGAATACCAATCTGCGCACCATCCCGCATTTCCAGCAGCTCTTCCCCGACTCCCTGGTGGGCCTCTCCGACCATACGGCCGGCGTGGGTGCGGCCGTGGCGGCCGTGGCGCTGGGCGCCTGCGTCATAGAAAAGCATGTGACGCTGCGCCGCGCCGACGGCGGGGTGGATTCGGCGTTTTCGCTGGAGCCTGAGGAAGTGGCGCAGCTCGTGACCGAAACCGAGCGGGCGTGGCAGGCACTAGGGCAGGTGCAATACGGTGTGCAGCGCGCCGAGGAGAAAAGCCGCCTCTACAAACGCTCCTTGTATGTAGCGCAGGACATTCGGGCCGGTGAAGTTTTCACCAAAGAAAACCTGCGCGTGGTGCGCCCCGGCGACGGTCTGCCGCCCCGCTACTACGACCAGCTCCTCGGCAAGCCGGCGCGGCAGAACCTGGCGGCCGGCACGCCGCTTACCTGGGACGCGCTGTAGGCCCGCTTATGCCCGTTTCTCCCGTACCGCCCACCATCACGGCCCGCCTGCGCGACATGCTGCAGCTGCGTTTTACGCCGTTGTTTGCGGCATTGCCGGCCCGGATGCTGGACTCCATTTCGCCAACGAATCTGCTGAAGCGGGTGGCGAAAGTGCTGGGCTATGCGGGGCTGCGGCTGGTGGGCAATGTGTTTCAGCCTATTCGCAATCCGGAAAAGCTGCAGGGCGCAGTGTGGCTGTACGTGGTGAGCCAGAACAACTACGAGGCGCTGCAGTTTTTGCGGGAAACCCGGCCCGCCGCCGTGCTGGTGGCCGGGCAAAGCAAGCAGATCGGGCGCTACAACGCCGTGGTGAATCGGTTGTCGCTGCGGCGGAAGCTACTGTATTACTGGCAGTTTCCGCTGGTGCTGCTGGGCCTGTGGCGTACGGAGGGGCAACAAGCCTGGCGGTTTTTCGACCTTATTTTCAACGCCGTTGGCTACTACGAGGTGTATCGGCGGGCACTGCGGCACTATCGGCCCAAAGCAGTGATTTTTGCCAACGACCACAACGACGACGCCCGCGCGCTGCTGCTGGCCTGCCGCGCCGAGGGAGTGCCCACGGCCTACGTGCAGCACGCCAGCGTAAGCACCAACTTCCCGCCCCTGGGCTTCGACCTAAGTTTGCTGGAAGGCCAAGACGCGCTGGACAAATACCGGCAGTGCGGGCCGGTGCAGGGCCGGATAGAGCTGGTAGGCATGCCCAAAGCCGATGCCTTCCTGGCCCGAAAAAACCAGAATCCGCAGGTGCTGCGCGTAGGAATTGCGTGCAACACGCTGGATTCTACGGAGGCCATTTCGGCAACGGTAGCGTACCTGCTGCGCGAATTTCCCGGCCTCACCTTCACCTTCCGTCCCCACCCTGGCGACCCGCGCGACTTCCAATTTCTGGGCCAACAGCACCCGCAACTGCTTTCCTCGGATGCCCGCCAGCAAAACGTGTTTGAGTTTCTGCAGCAGCACGATGCCCTGATTGCCGCCGATACCAGCACGCACTTGGAAGCCACCCTGCTGAACGTAGCAAGCCTCTACTACCGCTTCGGGACGCACGCCGTGGCCGATGACTACTACGGCTACGTGGCCCGGGGGCTTGTAGAGCGGGCCCGCACCCTGCCGGAACTGGCAGCGCTGCTGCGCCGCTACCAGCAGCACAAACCCGCCGACCTGTACCAGCGGGCGGCCTATTACAATGCCACGCTGGGCACGCCCGATGAGGGCCACAGCCAGCAGCGGGCCGCCCGCCTGCTCGATGAGTGGCTGAAAACTGTGGTATAACCTGTAGCTTCGCCCGTTTCCGGCGGCATGTTTCGCCGGCTCATCGGTACAGGCTACTTTCCGTTTCGGCGTGATGCTCCCTCCTCTTCCTCCTGTGGCGCCCGTTTCGGCCGAAATCCGGCTGGCTTACGTGCTGCGCCACTTCTGGCAGGCATACGAGTCCGCACCGATTACTACGACCATAGGCCACGCAAGCCAACAGCCGCAGGTGGAAGCAGCGGATTGCGCCGGACACTTCTTTGCAGGCCGGGCGCCCTATCCGGCTGCTCCTTCCTGGCGCGAATGGCAGGGCCGGAAGCTACCGTTCTTTTTTGACCCGCACCCCAGCCGGCCGCTCCTGGAATTATTGCCGGATAAGCGGGCCCGCATCAACTTCGACCTGATTTCGGCGGCCTTCTATTTACTCAGCGGCTGGCAGGAGTTTTTCTCCGACGAGCGGG
This genomic window contains:
- the pseG gene encoding UDP-2,4-diacetamido-2,4,6-trideoxy-beta-L-altropyranose hydrolase, producing the protein MPLPRLLLRADGNSRIGLGHVMRLLALTEILREEAAECMFLVREPSPELQAQLTEAGCTVLEVPVQPLAEEAAWLVRHILLATDILVLDGYSFTYGYQHTVRGAVARLVYLDDLHSFPLVADMVLNPAGGISLSHYDMRQPGARLLAGPAYAPLRAAFRQASSLPASTAAPDTVLVCLGGADPTHQTQHVAAALLALPTVVQVHAVLGSAYSGWDDLHAWAMQQPRLTLHRNLSTAELVELMRRCGAAVCSPSTVSYEYCAAGGGILLLLPVADNQHDINQYLREAGVALPYPSAPNVLTSAEAGKLAEQLRHRQRQVFDGLAPVRLRQEFRALQLPAPPFHLRPARPTDSAQLLAWTNDPTVRQHSFNPNPVPQTEHEQWFAARLTDPNSLLMVAEDAPTGRPVGLIRFQLEDNQATLSYLLDAAYRGRGLAPLLLLAGTRLALQRFSAVQQVLGLVQPNNLASVKAFQRAGFRQLAQQSDATLDALTFVWEAA
- the pseC gene encoding UDP-4-amino-4,6-dideoxy-N-acetyl-beta-L-altrosamine transaminase, whose product is MHTFQPSRPIAYGRQHITDEDVQAVVETLHSDYLTQGPKVAEFEEKFAEYIGVKYAVAVSNGTAALHLCALALGVRPGQRVITTSITFAASANCVRYCGGEVHFVDIDPATALIDLQAVRWLLESHPKGYFHGLIPVDFAGLAVNLEQARQLADEFGLWIIEDACHAPGGFFTDSTGQEQRCGNGQFADLAIFSFHPVKHIATGEGGMITTNRADLYQELLKLRTHGITKDPGQMSRNDGGWYMEMQELGYNYRMPDMLCALGISQLTRANAGLARRRQLAARYDAAFAELPAVQPLASAPGHAYHLYVIQVPDRKGLYDFLRTRQIFAQVHYIPVHTMPYYQGLGGHAGDFPLAEQYYAHCLSIPLFPSLSDEEQQYVIDCVREFVG
- the pseB gene encoding UDP-N-acetylglucosamine 4,6-dehydratase (inverting), which translates into the protein MALDLNHKSILVTGGTGSFGKQFVQTVFEKFPQVKRLVVYSRDELKQYEMSQTFPQSQYPAIRYFIGDVRDGERLKRACEGIDIIVHAAALKQVPAAEYNPMECIKTNIFGAENVINAALDCGVKDVVALSTDKAAAPINLYGATKLCSDKLFVAANNMKGARDLRFSVVRYGNVIGSRGSVVPFFLQRRETGVLPITHPGMTRFHISLEQGVDLVLYALEHSWGGEIFVPKIPSYVITEVAKAIGPDCRQEIVGIRPGEKLHEEMITETDALSTVELAKYYVILPFTPQWDVEKFIAHFNGKRVPEGFHYDSANNDEWLDAEQIREEIRLHVDAEFAV
- the pseI gene encoding pseudaminic acid synthase, encoding MQLGSRLIGPDQPPLIIAELSGNHNQDLNRGLAIVDAMAAAGAHAIKLQTYTADTMTLPGAYRIDDPNSLWFGRELHELYQEAHTPWEWHQPLFERARQHGMLAFSSPFDETAVDFLETLDVPAYKIASFENTDWPLLRRVAATGKPVIMSTGASTLAEVAEAVQVLREAGCQDLVLLKCTSTYPATPQNTNLRTIPHFQQLFPDSLVGLSDHTAGVGAAVAAVALGACVIEKHVTLRRADGGVDSAFSLEPEEVAQLVTETERAWQALGQVQYGVQRAEEKSRLYKRSLYVAQDIRAGEVFTKENLRVVRPGDGLPPRYYDQLLGKPARQNLAAGTPLTWDAL
- a CDS encoding cytidylyltransferase domain-containing protein, whose product is MKKVGIISQARMTSTRLPGKVLMPVAGQPLLHYHVARLQASGLPLYIATTANATDDPLAAFAETYALPCTRGDEHDVLSRYRQCAAQHELDVIVRVTSDCPLLDGEVLFQGVRDYLQANDSRLYLSNVLDRTFPRGFDFEVFSRELLEEAFTQATLPSDREHVTPYIHQNRSGRVRFRHITRPTDRSHYRLTVDTAEDFELVRQLIETYGAATLSAEGLIELLDQHPELAALNAHIEQKKL